The following proteins are encoded in a genomic region of Candidatus Angelobacter sp.:
- the icd gene encoding NADP-dependent isocitrate dehydrogenase, with protein AKAYGGKKKIAWMEVFAGEKSFKQFSNWLPDETVDAFRTYLVGIKGPLTTPVGGGIRSLNVALRQMLDLFVCLRPVQYFTGVPSPVKHPEKVDMVIFRENTEDIYAGIEYASGTPEAQKILDFVAKEFPKDFKKIRFGTRPAAEEFWKAVGAKDFPSDVKVGIGIKPVSYSGSVRLIHSAISYAIKFKRKSVTLVHKGNIMKFTEGAFRDWGYQVAKQFFGAIEIDGGPWCKIPEGKPGAGIIIKDSIADITLQQVLTRPEDFDVIATLNLNGDYLSDALAAQVGGIGIAPGGNINYISGHAIFEATHGTAPKYANQDKVNPGSVVLSGEMMFRYLGWNEVADLILKGLNGAIGSKRVTYDFARLMEGAKEIKCSEFGDNIISHM; from the coding sequence GCCAAAGCATACGGCGGAAAGAAAAAGATCGCGTGGATGGAAGTGTTCGCCGGCGAAAAAAGCTTCAAGCAGTTCAGCAACTGGCTGCCAGACGAGACCGTCGACGCGTTTCGCACCTATCTGGTCGGCATCAAAGGCCCGCTTACCACACCGGTCGGCGGCGGCATCCGTTCACTGAACGTCGCGTTGCGCCAGATGCTCGACCTCTTTGTTTGTCTGCGTCCGGTGCAGTACTTCACCGGCGTGCCGTCGCCGGTGAAACATCCGGAGAAGGTGGACATGGTCATTTTCCGCGAAAACACGGAGGACATTTACGCCGGCATCGAATACGCCAGCGGCACGCCAGAGGCGCAAAAGATTCTGGACTTCGTTGCCAAGGAATTTCCCAAGGACTTTAAGAAAATTCGTTTCGGCACAAGGCCTGCCGCTGAGGAATTCTGGAAGGCAGTCGGCGCAAAGGATTTTCCCAGCGACGTGAAGGTCGGTATCGGAATCAAGCCCGTAAGCTATAGCGGCAGCGTTCGGCTGATTCATAGCGCGATTTCATACGCCATCAAGTTCAAGCGCAAGAGCGTGACGCTTGTTCACAAGGGCAACATCATGAAATTTACCGAAGGCGCTTTCCGAGACTGGGGTTATCAGGTCGCGAAACAATTCTTTGGCGCAATCGAGATTGACGGTGGACCGTGGTGCAAAATTCCCGAAGGCAAACCCGGCGCCGGTATCATCATCAAGGACAGCATCGCCGACATCACGCTCCAACAGGTGCTGACGCGGCCAGAGGATTTCGATGTCATTGCGACACTTAACCTGAACGGCGATTACCTCAGTGACGCACTCGCGGCGCAAGTCGGCGGCATTGGCATCGCGCCTGGAGGCAACATCAATTACATCAGCGGCCATGCGATCTTCGAGGCGACTCACGGCACCGCGCCGAAATATGCCAACCAGGACAAGGTCAATCCCGGCAGCGTCGTGCTCAGCGGCGAAATGATGTTCCGTTACCTGGGCTGGAACGAAGTCGCCGACCTGATCCTCAAAGGTCTCAACGGCGCGATTGGTTCAAAGCGTGTCACCTACGACTTTGCGCGTTTGATGGAAGGCGCAAAGGAGATCAAGTGTTCCGAGTTCGGAGACAACATCATCTCGCACATGTGA
- a CDS encoding SGNH/GDSL hydrolase family protein — protein MNTVPLFGKAVSAVLLAVTLLAASPASAFEAIYAFGDSLTDTGNDPAPEPDYFQGRYSNGPLWIEYLSTQLGLGYNPSNNFAESGTETSNALAQVQQFVAPSNASQSLFVVWSGGNDFIHNFTNGISEVFWTNLIARSVGNLSNAVVQLYADGARTIVVPNQVDLSRIPLVLDSGYPTSVFAYLSNKVSQFNGGLGSALTAIAQSKPGLQLVTPDVYARFNDLLANLAAGGFTKADPDALNDPALADKSFTGPGSNYVFWDAIHPTTKAHALIAQWFYEALPQTASQPQLSIAANGGPLQLTLGNLLVGQVYTVQTSTNLSAWSDFTTLNATNAVQEWSAPFSSSPLEFFRLKL, from the coding sequence ATGAACACAGTTCCGCTGTTTGGAAAAGCCGTTTCGGCGGTGTTACTGGCCGTCACTCTGTTGGCTGCTTCTCCCGCGTCGGCCTTTGAAGCCATCTACGCTTTCGGCGACAGCTTGACGGACACGGGAAACGATCCCGCGCCGGAACCGGACTACTTTCAAGGCCGGTACTCCAACGGTCCGCTTTGGATCGAGTACCTCTCCACTCAACTCGGCCTTGGTTACAACCCGTCCAACAACTTCGCGGAAAGCGGCACGGAAACTTCGAATGCGCTGGCGCAGGTCCAACAATTCGTCGCGCCGTCGAATGCCTCGCAGTCGTTATTTGTCGTATGGTCCGGCGGGAATGACTTTATCCACAATTTTACCAATGGAATAAGCGAGGTGTTTTGGACCAACTTGATCGCGCGATCGGTCGGCAACCTTTCCAACGCCGTCGTTCAATTGTACGCAGACGGCGCCCGCACGATCGTGGTGCCGAACCAGGTGGATCTCAGCCGTATTCCACTCGTGCTGGATTCAGGTTACCCCACCTCTGTCTTTGCTTATCTCAGCAACAAGGTAAGCCAGTTCAACGGCGGTCTGGGCAGCGCGTTGACGGCGATCGCCCAGTCAAAGCCCGGCCTGCAACTGGTCACTCCGGACGTTTACGCCAGATTCAACGATTTGCTTGCAAACCTTGCCGCCGGCGGTTTCACCAAAGCCGACCCCGACGCGCTCAACGATCCGGCGCTGGCCGACAAATCATTCACCGGACCGGGCAGCAATTACGTCTTCTGGGATGCAATTCACCCGACCACGAAAGCCCACGCCTTGATCGCTCAATGGTTTTACGAGGCGCTGCCACAAACTGCTTCACAACCGCAACTCAGCATCGCCGCGAACGGAGGACCCTTGCAATTGACCCTTGGCAACCTCCTGGTGGGGCAGGTTTATACAGTGCAGACCAGCACCAATTTAAGTGCCTGGTCTGACTTTACGACGCTCAATGCCACCAATGCCGTTCAAGAATGGAGCGCGCCCTTCTCGTCTTCCCCGTTGGAATTCTTCCGGTTGAAGTTGTGA
- a CDS encoding aconitate hydratase: MNTLHNLFDSLQKLDLGGGKQGLFYSLPALQKAGIGPISKLPVSIRLVLESVLRNCDARKVTEANVRALANWAPKAVRTEEIPFVVARIVLQDFTGVPLLVDLAAMRSAAARMGKNPKIIEPLVPVDLVVDHSVQVDFAGTPDALQRNLEMEFRRNRERYQFLKWGMQAFDTFKVVPPGIGIVHQVNLEYLANGVLSTRPTDNSQRSAVCYPDTLVGTDSHTTMINGLGVVGWGVGGIEAEAGMLGQPVYFLTPDVVGVNLTGELREGVTATDLALTITQMLRKAKVVGKFVEFYGPGAAALPVVDRATIANMAPEYGATMGFFPVDAECVNYLRATGRSEEHCRLYENYYRAQGLFGIPKKGDLSYSTDLELNLGSVVPSVAGPKRPQDRIELPELKKEFLAAFTRPATENGFGKRPEDLRTMARVNTTREVHPFIDHTYGHRRLGVDPSESEMRDQHPAPDTPEQVPSTAFPKAESEIHHGSVLIAAITSCTNTSNPGVMLAAGLLARKAVERGLGVNPVVKASLAPGSRVVSDYLSRTGLQPFLDKLGFNLVGYGCTTCIGNSGPLAGPIEDAINKYDLVAASVLSGNRNFEARVHQSIKANFLMSPPLVVAFALAGRVDIDLSSEPLGKGKDGAPVYLKDIWPTLKEIRELMQAALKPEVFRNLYRDFAEQNPKWNEIPSIAGNVYEWDDNSTYIQEPPFFKNFSLQPGAIHEIKGARPLGIFGDSVTTDHISPAGSIKKTSPAGKYLMDHGVNVLDFNSYGSRRGNDRVMTRGTFANVRIKNLMVPGIEGGVTRHQPEGTQMSIYDAAVKYQQERVPLVVIAGQEYGTGSSRDWAAKGTALLGVKAVVAQTYERIHRSNLVGMGVLPLQFKEGTTAHTLKLDGSEVFDVLGLGADLKPQQDLTLRITRVNGSVENIPVRCRIDTPIEIDYYQHGGILPFVLRQLMASA, encoded by the coding sequence ATGAACACGCTGCACAACCTCTTTGATTCGCTTCAAAAACTCGACCTCGGCGGCGGAAAACAAGGCCTTTTTTATTCGCTGCCAGCGCTGCAGAAGGCCGGCATCGGGCCGATCTCAAAACTGCCGGTCTCGATACGCCTGGTGCTGGAATCCGTGCTGCGCAACTGCGATGCGAGAAAAGTGACCGAGGCAAACGTCCGTGCGCTCGCGAACTGGGCGCCGAAAGCCGTCCGCACGGAGGAAATCCCTTTCGTTGTCGCGCGCATCGTCCTGCAGGACTTCACGGGCGTGCCGCTGCTGGTCGATTTGGCGGCGATGCGTTCCGCCGCCGCGCGCATGGGAAAGAACCCGAAAATCATCGAGCCCCTGGTGCCGGTTGACCTGGTCGTGGACCATTCCGTGCAGGTGGATTTCGCCGGGACCCCGGACGCGTTGCAGCGCAATCTGGAAATGGAATTCCGGCGCAACCGCGAGCGCTACCAGTTTTTGAAGTGGGGCATGCAGGCGTTCGACACGTTCAAGGTGGTGCCGCCCGGCATCGGCATCGTCCATCAGGTGAATCTGGAATATCTCGCCAACGGCGTGCTCTCCACCCGACCAACTGACAACTCCCAACGTTCGGCGGTTTGCTATCCCGACACGCTTGTCGGTACCGACTCACACACCACCATGATCAACGGACTTGGAGTCGTGGGCTGGGGCGTGGGCGGTATCGAAGCCGAGGCCGGCATGCTCGGTCAACCGGTCTATTTCCTCACGCCGGATGTTGTGGGCGTCAACCTGACCGGTGAATTGCGCGAAGGCGTGACCGCGACCGATCTCGCGCTGACCATCACGCAGATGCTGCGGAAGGCGAAAGTGGTCGGAAAGTTCGTGGAATTCTACGGTCCCGGCGCGGCGGCGCTGCCGGTGGTGGACCGTGCGACCATCGCGAACATGGCGCCGGAATACGGCGCGACGATGGGCTTCTTTCCCGTGGACGCCGAATGTGTCAACTACCTCCGCGCCACCGGCCGCAGTGAGGAGCACTGCCGGCTCTACGAAAACTATTACCGCGCCCAGGGCCTGTTCGGCATCCCGAAGAAGGGAGATCTCAGCTACTCAACCGATCTTGAACTGAATTTGGGAAGCGTCGTGCCAAGTGTCGCCGGACCAAAACGTCCACAGGACCGTATTGAACTGCCGGAACTGAAGAAGGAATTTCTGGCGGCGTTCACCCGGCCGGCGACAGAAAACGGTTTTGGCAAACGGCCGGAAGACCTCAGGACCATGGCGCGCGTCAACACCACCCGGGAGGTCCATCCGTTCATCGACCACACGTACGGCCATCGCCGCCTGGGGGTGGACCCGAGCGAATCCGAAATGCGGGACCAGCACCCCGCGCCGGACACGCCCGAACAGGTGCCTTCCACGGCGTTTCCGAAAGCGGAATCCGAGATTCATCACGGCAGCGTATTGATCGCCGCCATCACAAGCTGCACAAACACGTCCAATCCCGGCGTGATGCTAGCGGCCGGTTTGCTGGCCAGAAAGGCGGTCGAGCGAGGCCTCGGCGTCAATCCGGTCGTGAAAGCCTCGCTTGCGCCGGGTTCGCGCGTGGTAAGCGATTACCTGAGCCGGACCGGATTACAGCCCTTCCTCGACAAACTTGGATTTAATCTCGTCGGCTATGGTTGCACAACATGCATCGGCAACTCCGGCCCGCTGGCCGGGCCGATTGAGGACGCGATCAACAAATATGATCTCGTTGCCGCTTCGGTGCTGTCGGGCAACCGCAACTTCGAGGCGCGCGTCCATCAGAGCATCAAGGCCAACTTTCTCATGTCGCCGCCGCTGGTCGTCGCTTTCGCCCTCGCCGGACGCGTGGATATTGATTTGAGCAGCGAACCTCTCGGTAAAGGAAAAGACGGCGCGCCGGTTTACTTGAAGGACATCTGGCCGACGTTGAAGGAAATACGCGAGTTGATGCAGGCGGCGTTGAAACCCGAGGTTTTCCGCAACCTCTACCGGGATTTCGCCGAACAAAACCCGAAGTGGAATGAAATCCCCTCGATCGCGGGAAACGTTTATGAGTGGGACGACAACAGCACGTACATTCAGGAACCGCCGTTCTTCAAAAACTTTTCCCTGCAACCGGGCGCGATTCACGAAATCAAAGGGGCGCGTCCGCTGGGCATTTTCGGCGACAGCGTGACCACCGATCACATCTCGCCCGCCGGCTCCATCAAGAAAACCTCGCCCGCCGGCAAGTATCTCATGGACCATGGCGTAAATGTGCTCGATTTCAACAGCTACGGCTCGCGCCGTGGCAACGACCGCGTGATGACGCGCGGCACGTTCGCCAATGTGCGCATCAAAAACCTGATGGTGCCGGGCATCGAAGGAGGTGTGACGCGGCATCAGCCGGAGGGCACGCAGATGTCCATCTACGACGCGGCGGTAAAATATCAGCAGGAGCGCGTGCCCCTGGTGGTGATCGCAGGGCAGGAATACGGCACCGGCAGCTCGCGCGACTGGGCCGCCAAGGGCACGGCGTTGCTCGGCGTCAAAGCCGTCGTCGCGCAAACCTACGAGCGCATTCATCGCTCGAACCTGGTCGGCATGGGCGTGCTGCCGCTGCAATTCAAGGAAGGCACCACCGCCCATACCCTCAAACTCGACGGCTCGGAGGTCTTCGACGTGCTCGGCCTTGGCGCGGATCTCAAACCGCAGCAGGACCTAACCCTGCGCATCACCCGTGTCAACGGTTCCGTGGAAAACATTCCCGTCCGATGCCGCATTGATACGCCAATCGAAATCGACTACTACCAACACGGCGGCATTTTGCCTTTCGTACTGAGACAGTTGATGGCGTCCGCGTGA
- a CDS encoding ATP-binding protein has product MELSSHPFFTFFDLNIADGLRQGATVKTFPPLSIIFEEGQQSDCLYLVLSGKVELCKRTGQKNHLTIAFAGEGDFFGELGVLDGSARSTRAVAVEETIVAQLARQPVLSVLRATSGKTVIDVFNRTIQHLRATDEQYVAAVVRKEKMTLVGEMANSIIHDLRNPCHGVLMAGTVIGDLHPDDRTQHCCRIIRGQVQRMVSMAEELLEFSRGTYQLRREQTELAALMERFAFLNQDYLKHNKITLELRPVGISINADVNKLLRVLQNLVYNAADALKDRAGKITISGRLDGNEAEICVRDNGPGIPDDIKDRLFEPFVTSGKNGGTGLGLAIAKSIVEAHGGRIFCESKRGRGATFHLRLPTA; this is encoded by the coding sequence ATGGAATTGTCTTCGCACCCGTTTTTCACCTTTTTCGACCTCAACATCGCCGACGGACTGCGCCAAGGCGCAACCGTCAAAACATTTCCCCCTCTGTCCATCATTTTTGAGGAGGGTCAGCAGTCCGACTGCCTTTACCTGGTCTTGTCCGGCAAGGTGGAATTGTGCAAGCGGACGGGTCAAAAAAACCATCTCACGATTGCTTTCGCCGGCGAAGGCGACTTCTTCGGAGAACTCGGCGTGTTGGACGGGTCGGCGCGGAGCACGCGCGCGGTGGCAGTCGAGGAAACCATCGTGGCGCAGCTCGCCCGCCAGCCGGTGTTGTCCGTGTTGCGGGCCACTTCCGGGAAAACGGTCATCGACGTGTTCAACCGGACGATCCAGCACCTGCGCGCCACGGATGAGCAGTATGTTGCCGCCGTGGTGCGCAAGGAGAAGATGACCCTGGTCGGCGAGATGGCCAATTCAATCATTCACGATCTGCGAAACCCCTGCCACGGCGTGTTGATGGCCGGCACGGTGATTGGCGACCTTCACCCGGACGACCGCACGCAGCATTGTTGCCGGATCATCCGCGGCCAGGTACAACGAATGGTCTCGATGGCCGAGGAACTCCTCGAGTTTTCCCGCGGCACCTACCAATTGCGACGGGAACAAACGGAACTGGCCGCGCTCATGGAACGGTTTGCCTTCCTGAACCAGGATTACCTGAAACATAATAAAATCACGCTGGAACTTCGGCCGGTGGGCATTTCAATCAACGCGGACGTGAACAAACTCCTGCGTGTCCTGCAAAATCTCGTCTATAACGCGGCCGACGCCTTGAAGGACCGGGCGGGAAAAATAACCATTTCCGGAAGACTCGACGGAAACGAAGCGGAGATATGCGTCCGCGACAACGGTCCGGGAATCCCCGACGACATCAAAGACCGATTGTTCGAGCCATTCGTCACCTCGGGCAAGAATGGGGGGACCGGTCTGGGCCTGGCCATCGCCAAATCCATCGTCGAGGCCCACGGCGGTCGTATCTTTTGCGAATCAAAACGAGGGCGTGGCGCCACTTTCCACCTGCGCCTGCCGACGGCTTGA
- a CDS encoding redoxin domain-containing protein yields MPLSVGTKAPDFTLKSKQASGLVDVKLSNNFGKKNTLLLFYPLAFTSVCTQEMCDITSGLNAYSGLNADVIGISVDSPFAQEAWAQKEKIGITLASDLNKETAKAYGTLLPDLIGLGAVSARAAFVVDKNGVIQYSEQTPTPKELPDFNKIKETLGKLK; encoded by the coding sequence ATGCCATTATCCGTTGGAACCAAAGCCCCCGATTTCACCCTCAAATCCAAACAAGCCTCCGGCCTCGTGGACGTGAAGCTGAGCAACAATTTCGGCAAGAAGAACACCTTGCTGCTTTTCTATCCGCTGGCGTTCACCAGCGTTTGCACCCAGGAGATGTGCGACATCACGTCCGGTCTGAACGCTTACTCCGGTCTGAATGCCGATGTCATCGGCATCAGCGTGGACAGTCCATTCGCGCAGGAAGCGTGGGCGCAGAAGGAAAAGATTGGCATCACCCTGGCCAGCGACTTGAACAAAGAGACGGCCAAAGCCTACGGCACGCTGTTGCCGGATTTGATCGGGCTGGGCGCGGTCAGCGCGCGCGCGGCGTTCGTCGTGGATAAGAATGGCGTCATCCAATACAGCGAACAGACGCCGACGCCGAAGGAGTTGCCGGACTTCAACAAAATCAAGGAAACACTGGGAAAACTCAAGTAA
- the bcp gene encoding thioredoxin-dependent thiol peroxidase — translation MATALELKLKEGDKAPEFTAGANGGGTVSLADFKGKHVVLYFYPRDDTPGCTKEACAFRDNFAALRKEGAVVLGISVDSVKAHDKFVKKFRLPFTLVSDEDKKIVEAYGVWGEKQFMGRKYLGTHRVTFLIGPDGRIKRIWPQVKPEEHAEEVLAALDS, via the coding sequence ATGGCCACAGCACTTGAATTAAAATTGAAAGAAGGAGACAAAGCACCGGAGTTCACTGCCGGGGCGAACGGCGGCGGCACAGTCTCGCTCGCTGACTTCAAAGGCAAACACGTCGTGCTCTATTTTTATCCGAGGGACGATACGCCCGGTTGCACGAAGGAAGCGTGTGCGTTTCGTGATAATTTTGCCGCGCTCAGGAAGGAAGGGGCAGTGGTGCTCGGCATCAGTGTGGATTCAGTGAAAGCGCACGACAAGTTCGTCAAGAAGTTCAGGCTGCCGTTCACGCTGGTGTCGGACGAAGACAAAAAGATTGTTGAGGCTTACGGCGTATGGGGTGAGAAACAGTTCATGGGCCGGAAATATCTCGGGACGCATCGCGTCACGTTTTTGATCGGGCCGGATGGCCGAATCAAGAGAATCTGGCCGCAGGTCAAACCGGAGGAACATGCGGAGGAAGTGCTGGCGGCTTTGGATTCCTGA
- a CDS encoding CDP-alcohol phosphatidyltransferase family protein yields MTTANKITIFRILLVPFFIVEVLSYVEHGKELHRYLAIASFLAASICDGVDGYIARRYNQRSELGTILDPLADKLLLVSGIVSLSLHHEQYLPHLQLWLTVTVLSRDMLVLIGMVVIYYACGKVNVRPHLTGKVATVLQMTAVLWALFKFEGAWLYVWSLGAALFTGASGALYLFDGIRQLGASPASLPTPKQ; encoded by the coding sequence ATGACCACGGCGAACAAAATCACCATCTTCCGGATTCTGCTGGTGCCGTTCTTCATCGTCGAGGTGTTGAGCTATGTGGAGCATGGCAAAGAATTGCACCGGTATCTGGCGATTGCCTCGTTCCTGGCGGCTTCGATTTGCGATGGCGTGGATGGCTACATTGCTCGCCGCTACAATCAACGCAGCGAACTGGGCACGATCCTCGATCCGCTCGCCGACAAGTTGTTGCTGGTATCAGGGATTGTTTCGTTGAGCCTGCATCATGAACAGTATTTGCCACATCTGCAGCTTTGGTTGACGGTGACCGTCCTCAGCCGGGACATGCTGGTGCTTATCGGGATGGTGGTGATCTATTACGCGTGTGGGAAAGTGAACGTGCGTCCGCACCTCACCGGCAAGGTGGCGACGGTCCTGCAAATGACGGCGGTGCTGTGGGCGCTGTTCAAGTTCGAGGGCGCCTGGCTTTACGTTTGGTCGCTGGGCGCGGCATTGTTTACGGGCGCGTCGGGCGCGCTTTACCTTTTTGACGGCATCCGGCAGCTTGGCGCCAGTCCGGCAAGTTTGCCGACGCCGAAACAATAA